Proteins co-encoded in one Sulfuricaulis limicola genomic window:
- the hybA gene encoding hydrogenase 2 operon protein HybA yields the protein MNLSRRNFLKGTVAGGALLTAGTAAEARPNKTMPPEALGLLFDSTLCIGCKACVAACKRVNNLPPDPISEEFPMWDAPLDISGSTFNIIKVYNSGKANRKDEEVDGYAFMKQSCLHCVDPSCVSACPVSAMIKDPVNGIVAYDPDACIGCRYCVAACPFGVPRFQYDKALPKIAKCELCRHRIPDGHYAACAEVCPTGATLYGKVTDLGVEAHRRLALKPGEKTSFPRGRLGGPDWSYQGVAGKYVQQVYGEKELGGTQMIKLAAVPFDKLGHRPLPERSYASISEGVQHTLYKYLALPAVVLGVLSVVAKRNTKHEDDDDDSSGRGRK from the coding sequence ATGAACCTCTCGCGGCGGAATTTCCTGAAAGGGACCGTCGCCGGCGGTGCGCTGCTGACGGCGGGCACCGCGGCGGAGGCGCGGCCGAACAAGACCATGCCGCCGGAAGCGCTCGGCCTGCTGTTCGACAGCACGCTGTGCATCGGCTGCAAGGCCTGCGTGGCCGCGTGCAAGCGCGTCAACAACCTCCCGCCCGATCCGATCAGCGAGGAGTTTCCGATGTGGGACGCGCCGCTCGACATCTCGGGTTCCACTTTCAACATCATCAAGGTTTACAACTCGGGCAAGGCCAACCGCAAGGACGAGGAGGTTGACGGCTATGCCTTCATGAAGCAGTCGTGCCTGCACTGCGTCGATCCCTCCTGCGTCTCGGCCTGTCCGGTGTCGGCGATGATCAAGGACCCGGTGAACGGCATCGTGGCCTACGACCCGGACGCCTGCATCGGCTGCCGCTACTGCGTCGCCGCCTGCCCGTTCGGGGTGCCGCGCTTCCAGTACGACAAGGCGCTGCCGAAGATCGCCAAGTGCGAATTGTGCCGGCACCGCATTCCCGACGGCCATTACGCGGCCTGCGCCGAAGTGTGTCCGACCGGCGCCACGCTCTATGGCAAGGTCACCGATCTCGGCGTCGAGGCGCACCGCCGGCTGGCGCTCAAGCCGGGCGAGAAGACCAGCTTTCCGCGTGGCCGGCTCGGCGGGCCCGACTGGAGTTACCAGGGCGTGGCCGGGAAGTACGTGCAGCAGGTCTACGGCGAGAAGGAGCTCGGCGGAACGCAGATGATCAAGCTCGCCGCGGTGCCGTTCGACAAGCTCGGTCACCGCCCGTTGCCGGAACGCTCGTACGCCAGCATCTCCGAGGGCGTGCAGCACACGCTGTACAAATACCTGGCGCTGCCGGCGGTGGTGCTCGGCGTGTTGAGCGTAGTCGCGAAGCGCAACACGAAGCATGAAGACGATGACGACGACAGTTCCGGTCGTGGCAGGAAATAG
- the hybE gene encoding [NiFe]-hydrogenase assembly chaperone HybE, producing the protein MSSVLKRYPTDPSQHLEAVFRDIERTRMAGLPILNTALTVEAIGFTPWQGHWLGALITPWFLNLVLVPGAQGEWPHAAEGERIVRRLPAGDCGFYGCYEPVIGEFHASSVHSPMSRFADQAAARAEAQRSLAAWLAVPEPAEPATNEADGERRAFLRRMLPGEG; encoded by the coding sequence ATGAGCAGCGTCCTGAAACGCTATCCCACGGATCCCTCGCAGCATCTGGAAGCAGTATTCCGCGACATCGAGCGTACCCGCATGGCCGGCTTGCCGATACTCAACACCGCGCTGACGGTGGAGGCGATCGGGTTTACCCCGTGGCAGGGCCACTGGCTGGGCGCGCTGATCACGCCGTGGTTCCTGAATCTCGTGCTCGTGCCCGGCGCGCAGGGCGAATGGCCGCACGCCGCCGAAGGCGAGCGCATCGTGCGCCGGCTGCCGGCGGGAGACTGTGGTTTTTACGGCTGTTACGAACCCGTGATCGGCGAGTTTCATGCGTCGTCGGTGCACTCCCCAATGTCCCGTTTCGCCGACCAGGCCGCCGCGCGTGCCGAGGCGCAGCGCAGTCTCGCTGCCTGGCTGGCTGTGCCGGAGCCGGCGGAGCCAGCTACGAACGAAGCCGATGGAGAGCGTCGCGCCTTTCTGAGGCGCATGTTGCCCGGCGAGGGCTGA
- the hypB gene encoding hydrogenase nickel incorporation protein HypB yields MCETCGCNVTPGNAHLAQTPDAHGRTAVTVLKDLLSANDREAAHNRAHFDAHRVLALNLMSSPGSGKTLLLEATIEALKDEFRIGVIEGDLETENDAERIRAKGVPAVQITTGSACHLDAHMVHGALHHMDLADLDILFIENVGNLVCPASFDLGQHRNITLLSVTEGDDKPAKYPVMFRAADLVLLTKTDLLPVMDDFDPARAEHCLRQLANPAPALHLSAKKKLGLGAWFDWLRQEVAQQRERASQGETSRPAIQPDGARLHTEMGHAPAPGRYLYRSS; encoded by the coding sequence ATGTGTGAAACCTGCGGCTGCAATGTAACGCCGGGCAATGCGCACCTCGCGCAGACACCTGACGCGCACGGGCGCACCGCGGTGACGGTACTGAAAGATCTGTTGTCAGCAAACGACCGCGAAGCCGCCCACAACCGCGCGCACTTCGATGCCCACAGGGTGCTGGCGCTCAATCTCATGTCCTCGCCGGGTTCCGGCAAAACTCTGCTGCTGGAAGCCACCATCGAGGCGCTCAAGGACGAATTCCGCATCGGCGTCATCGAAGGCGACCTCGAAACCGAAAATGACGCCGAGCGCATCCGCGCCAAGGGCGTGCCGGCGGTGCAGATCACCACCGGTTCCGCCTGCCACCTGGACGCGCACATGGTGCATGGCGCGCTGCATCACATGGATCTCGCGGACCTCGACATTCTTTTCATCGAGAACGTCGGCAACCTGGTCTGCCCCGCCAGCTTCGACCTCGGTCAGCATCGCAATATCACCCTGCTCTCGGTCACCGAGGGCGACGACAAGCCGGCGAAATATCCCGTGATGTTCCGCGCCGCCGACCTGGTCCTGCTCACCAAGACCGATCTGCTGCCGGTCATGGACGACTTCGATCCCGCGCGCGCCGAGCATTGCCTGCGTCAACTCGCCAACCCGGCCCCGGCCCTGCACCTGTCGGCGAAGAAAAAACTTGGTCTCGGAGCCTGGTTCGACTGGTTGCGGCAGGAAGTCGCGCAGCAACGCGAGCGCGCGAGCCAGGGGGAAACCTCGCGCCCGGCGATTCAACCCGACGGCGCCCGCCTGCACACGGAAATGGGGCACGCGCCCGCTCCCGGCCGCTACCTGTACCGGAGCAGCTGA
- a CDS encoding hydrogenase maturation nickel metallochaperone HypA, giving the protein MHELSVCQAMLTQVTNLAREQRANTVHKIVLRVGPLAGVEPGLLLQAFPLASAGTLAETAELVIEELPLRVRCETCGAESVALPNRLVCGACGDWHTRLVSGDEMLLASVELSREEEDACVKPAAAM; this is encoded by the coding sequence ATGCATGAACTGTCGGTTTGCCAAGCCATGCTGACACAGGTCACCAACCTCGCGCGCGAGCAGCGCGCGAACACGGTTCACAAGATCGTGCTCCGGGTTGGACCGCTCGCGGGCGTTGAACCCGGACTGCTCTTACAGGCCTTTCCGCTCGCCAGCGCCGGAACACTGGCGGAAACGGCCGAGCTGGTGATCGAGGAACTGCCGCTGCGCGTGCGTTGCGAGACTTGCGGCGCCGAGTCCGTGGCACTGCCGAACCGGCTCGTGTGCGGCGCCTGCGGCGACTGGCACACACGCCTGGTGAGCGGCGATGAGATGCTGCTCGCTTCCGTCGAACTCTCCCGAGAGGAGGAGGATGCATGTGTGAAACCTGCGGCTGCAATGTAA
- a CDS encoding HupE/UreJ family protein: MAATGLVLAIAAPSALAHTHGAAGAGFGAGFSHPFLGLDHLAAMVAVGVWAAQSGWRPVWSVPLVFMSVMAFGAVLAFAGVALPGVEAGIAASLLVLGLLVAAAVRLPLFAGVAVAALFAVFHGHAHGTEIPQALAPWLYVTGFLLATGLLHAAGIVAGRYWAARRPWLARVTGLALGAGGAWILLT; encoded by the coding sequence ATGGCAGCAACTGGTCTGGTGTTGGCGATCGCGGCGCCGAGCGCGCTCGCCCATACCCACGGTGCGGCCGGCGCCGGCTTCGGCGCCGGTTTCAGTCATCCGTTTCTCGGGCTCGATCACCTCGCGGCCATGGTCGCGGTCGGTGTGTGGGCGGCGCAGTCGGGCTGGCGCCCGGTGTGGAGCGTGCCGCTGGTATTCATGTCGGTGATGGCGTTCGGTGCCGTGCTGGCGTTTGCCGGCGTCGCACTCCCAGGCGTCGAGGCCGGCATTGCTGCCTCGCTGCTGGTGCTCGGGTTGCTGGTCGCGGCGGCGGTTCGCCTGCCGTTGTTCGCGGGAGTGGCGGTGGCGGCCCTGTTCGCCGTGTTTCACGGCCACGCCCACGGAACCGAAATACCGCAGGCGCTGGCGCCGTGGCTCTATGTCACCGGCTTCCTGCTGGCCACCGGCCTGCTGCATGCCGCCGGCATCGTCGCCGGCCGTTACTGGGCAGCGCGGCGACCGTGGCTGGCGCGCGTGACAGGTTTGGCACTCGGCGCCGGTGGCGCATGGATACTGTTGACATGA
- a CDS encoding HyaD/HybD family hydrogenase maturation endopeptidase: MRVVILGIGNLLLSDESVGVRALEALRDSHDVPPEVTLIDGGTSGMELLEDLEGVDLLIVLDAVFANRAPGSFIRLSGDEVPVFFRRMLSPHQVGLSEVLASLDLLGRAPHEVVVLGVQPLTFETGMMLSGPVAARVPDLVNAAVQELDAHGIRLDPRAVPAANLA, encoded by the coding sequence ATGCGCGTGGTCATTCTGGGTATCGGCAACCTGCTGCTCTCGGACGAGAGCGTGGGGGTGCGCGCGCTCGAGGCGCTGCGCGACAGCCATGATGTGCCACCGGAGGTGACCCTCATCGACGGCGGCACCTCGGGCATGGAATTGCTGGAAGACCTCGAAGGCGTGGACCTGCTGATCGTGCTCGACGCCGTCTTCGCCAACCGCGCCCCCGGAAGCTTCATCCGTCTCTCCGGCGACGAGGTGCCGGTATTCTTCCGTCGCATGTTGTCGCCGCACCAGGTCGGGTTGTCGGAAGTGCTGGCCAGCCTCGATCTGCTCGGACGCGCGCCGCACGAAGTCGTGGTCCTCGGCGTCCAGCCGCTCACGTTTGAAACCGGCATGATGCTCTCGGGGCCGGTGGCGGCGCGCGTGCCAGATCTGGTGAATGCGGCGGTGCAGGAACTCGACGCGCACGGTATCCGCCTGGATCCGCGCGCTGTGCCGGCAGCTAATCTGGCCTGA
- a CDS encoding YeeE/YedE thiosulfate transporter family protein: protein MALSSDSRRSWLAGFKTDYESIFVEDWSPYFGAVLLVLVIIGLMISGLFWGVFGGLKLWGDWFNTAIGLGPLVGVPEHLETPLLHRLSLMNITLVIGAFCSALLSRKFLISRPPKLEYIWAALGGSFMGLGATLAGGCTTGGFFTPVMHSSPAGWAMWAGLLLGAVVGLKLLLWTLDHITWGMTPPAVLKPSPGMLSVYPLLGLAVFVGILVWSAQWYTSGNEKLTVRAIIILAGFAMGFIMHRARLCFARAFREPFMTAEGEMTKAVILGLAIGVPLAALLFQAKVIDPYIAIPAVFWIGSLSGGVLFGIGMIFAGGCASGSLWRMGEGHLKLWVAGFFFAWMGSTANGLLNKTGLLTKEVTLEEYEATKLGYQAYLPAMLDGWGWSLLIAAIFLVVWYALVRYNESTEKFTVL, encoded by the coding sequence ATGGCATTGAGCAGCGATAGCCGCCGGAGCTGGTTGGCGGGCTTCAAGACCGATTACGAAAGCATTTTCGTCGAGGACTGGTCCCCCTATTTCGGCGCTGTCCTGCTGGTGTTGGTGATCATCGGCCTGATGATCAGCGGTCTGTTCTGGGGCGTGTTCGGCGGTCTCAAGCTGTGGGGCGACTGGTTCAACACCGCCATCGGCCTGGGACCGCTCGTGGGCGTGCCGGAACACCTGGAAACTCCGCTGCTGCACCGGTTGTCGCTGATGAATATCACGCTGGTCATCGGCGCGTTTTGTTCTGCGCTGTTGTCACGCAAATTCCTCATCAGCCGTCCCCCCAAGCTGGAATACATCTGGGCCGCGCTTGGCGGCAGCTTCATGGGTCTGGGTGCCACGCTTGCCGGCGGCTGCACCACCGGTGGTTTCTTCACGCCGGTGATGCACTCCTCGCCGGCCGGCTGGGCCATGTGGGCCGGCCTGCTGCTGGGCGCCGTCGTCGGCCTGAAATTGCTGCTGTGGACCCTCGACCACATCACCTGGGGCATGACGCCACCGGCGGTGCTGAAACCATCGCCCGGGATGCTTTCGGTTTATCCGCTGCTCGGCCTGGCGGTGTTCGTGGGCATACTGGTGTGGAGCGCCCAATGGTACACCTCGGGCAATGAAAAACTGACGGTGCGGGCCATCATCATTCTCGCCGGCTTCGCCATGGGCTTCATCATGCACCGCGCGCGGCTGTGCTTCGCGCGCGCCTTCCGCGAGCCGTTCATGACGGCCGAGGGCGAGATGACCAAAGCGGTCATCCTCGGTCTCGCCATCGGCGTGCCGCTGGCCGCGCTGCTGTTCCAGGCCAAGGTGATCGACCCCTATATCGCCATCCCGGCGGTGTTCTGGATCGGCTCGTTGAGCGGCGGCGTGCTGTTCGGCATCGGCATGATTTTCGCCGGCGGTTGCGCCTCGGGCTCGCTGTGGCGCATGGGCGAGGGCCATCTCAAGCTGTGGGTGGCGGGCTTCTTCTTCGCCTGGATGGGCTCGACGGCCAACGGGCTGCTGAACAAGACCGGCCTGCTCACCAAGGAGGTCACCCTGGAGGAGTACGAAGCCACCAAGCTCGGTTATCAGGCCTACCTGCCGGCGATGCTCGACGGCTGGGGCTGGTCGCTGCTGATCGCCGCAATATTCCTCGTCGTGTGGTACGCGCTGGTGCGCTACAACGAGTCCACCGAGAAATTCACAGTGCTCTGA
- a CDS encoding rhodanese-like domain-containing protein, whose protein sequence is MKLKHGILSVIMLAACAAAPLACSAAPATEPAPAAEAAKTQYYKKLVDLDYVKQYAVIPARDDVMIIDSRPAARKYDVGHIPGAVNIPDTQFDALAPKMLPADKSKLLIFYCEGPECSLSHKGAFKAEKLGYTNIVVYTNGYPEWAKKGNLGAVSPAFVKKQLDEKAPITLIDSRPKARKYDKGHIPGAISIPDSEFDKSTDKLPTDKAASLIFYCEDVSCVLSPKSAAKAVALGYTNVMTMPVGYVGWVKAYGPGAMADGAAPTAAAAPAAAPGIEPGKEKGSITVASFEKILKEAPDSVVIADVRDPAEFATGSFKNAVNIPVNTLDKKIGTLPTDKPIIFFCTTGARGGEAYDMVKLLRPELKVYFLNAAVKFAKDGSYTIVEVK, encoded by the coding sequence ATGAAACTCAAGCACGGAATTCTGTCTGTCATCATGCTCGCGGCCTGCGCGGCCGCCCCACTTGCCTGTTCCGCTGCCCCCGCGACGGAACCGGCCCCCGCCGCGGAAGCGGCAAAAACGCAGTATTACAAGAAGCTGGTCGATCTCGATTACGTCAAGCAATACGCCGTGATACCGGCGCGCGACGATGTCATGATCATTGACTCGCGCCCGGCGGCGCGCAAATACGATGTCGGCCACATTCCCGGCGCCGTCAATATTCCGGATACCCAGTTCGACGCACTGGCGCCCAAGATGCTGCCGGCGGACAAGTCGAAGCTGCTGATTTTCTACTGCGAGGGACCGGAATGCAGCCTCAGCCACAAGGGCGCCTTCAAGGCCGAGAAGCTCGGTTACACCAACATCGTGGTGTACACGAATGGCTACCCGGAGTGGGCGAAGAAGGGCAACCTGGGCGCCGTCAGCCCGGCCTTCGTCAAGAAACAGCTCGATGAAAAAGCGCCGATCACGCTCATCGACTCGCGGCCCAAGGCGCGCAAATACGACAAGGGGCATATTCCCGGCGCCATCAGCATCCCGGACAGCGAGTTTGACAAATCAACCGACAAGCTCCCCACCGACAAGGCGGCGTCGCTGATTTTTTACTGCGAGGACGTCAGCTGCGTGCTGAGCCCGAAATCGGCGGCCAAGGCGGTCGCGCTCGGCTACACCAACGTCATGACCATGCCGGTAGGCTATGTGGGCTGGGTAAAGGCCTATGGCCCCGGCGCCATGGCGGACGGTGCGGCCCCAACCGCAGCGGCGGCCCCGGCGGCAGCGCCGGGAATCGAGCCAGGGAAGGAAAAAGGATCGATCACGGTCGCGTCGTTCGAGAAGATTCTGAAGGAAGCGCCTGACAGCGTCGTCATCGCCGACGTGCGTGATCCTGCGGAATTCGCCACCGGCAGCTTCAAGAACGCGGTGAATATTCCGGTCAACACGCTGGACAAGAAAATCGGCACACTGCCGACGGACAAGCCGATCATCTTTTTCTGCACGACCGGTGCCCGCGGCGGTGAGGCTTACGACATGGTCAAGTTGCTCCGGCCCGAACTGAAGGTCTACTTCCTCAATGCCGCGGTGAAATTCGCCAAGGACGGCAGCTATACCATCGTCGAAGTAAAGTAA
- the hybB gene encoding Ni/Fe-hydrogenase cytochrome b subunit: MANAQHAVAPLGGRLVTPVTVVLAGLTAIAGVILLIRFFFGLGAVTNISDGFPWGIWIAYDVMVGSALACGGYAMALLVYIFNRGEYHPLVRPALLASLFGYTLAGASVIFDLGRYWNVWHLFWPGYAQINSVMFEVGVCITAYIFVMWIEFSPVFLEKLGLKDVKRKLNKVLFFFIALGVLLPSMHQSSLGSLLVVFGYQVHPLWQTVLLPLLFLLTAILLGFAVVIFEASIVSVGFKRPGETPILASLSRIMYWLLAVYLVVRVGDLAWRGALGAMFVPGFEAAGFWVEMLAFAAPLWLLASAESRQRRDRLFVSAVLLMLGGFMLRINGFLIGYETGPGWHYFPAVPELMVTIGLIAFEILAYIVFVRMLPVLPKHATH; the protein is encoded by the coding sequence ATGGCGAATGCACAACATGCAGTAGCGCCGCTCGGCGGCCGGCTGGTGACCCCGGTCACCGTCGTGCTGGCCGGGCTGACGGCGATCGCGGGCGTGATCCTGCTGATCCGTTTCTTTTTCGGATTGGGCGCGGTCACCAACATCAGTGACGGCTTCCCCTGGGGCATCTGGATCGCCTACGACGTGATGGTCGGCTCGGCGCTCGCCTGCGGCGGCTACGCGATGGCGCTGCTGGTGTACATCTTTAACCGCGGCGAGTACCACCCGCTGGTGCGGCCGGCGCTGCTGGCGAGCCTGTTCGGCTACACCCTGGCCGGCGCCTCGGTGATCTTCGACCTCGGCCGCTACTGGAACGTGTGGCACCTGTTCTGGCCGGGCTACGCGCAGATCAACTCGGTGATGTTCGAGGTCGGCGTGTGCATCACGGCCTACATCTTCGTCATGTGGATCGAGTTCTCGCCGGTGTTCCTCGAAAAGCTCGGCCTCAAGGACGTCAAGCGCAAGCTCAACAAGGTGCTGTTCTTCTTCATCGCGCTCGGCGTGCTGCTTCCGTCCATGCACCAGTCGTCGCTGGGATCGCTGCTGGTGGTGTTCGGCTACCAGGTGCATCCGCTGTGGCAGACGGTGCTGCTGCCGCTGCTGTTCCTGCTGACCGCGATCCTGCTCGGTTTCGCGGTGGTGATCTTCGAGGCCAGCATCGTGTCGGTCGGGTTCAAGCGCCCGGGCGAGACGCCGATCCTGGCGTCGCTTTCGCGGATCATGTACTGGTTGCTGGCGGTGTATCTGGTAGTGCGGGTCGGGGATCTGGCTTGGCGCGGCGCGCTCGGGGCGATGTTCGTGCCGGGCTTCGAGGCGGCCGGATTCTGGGTCGAAATGCTGGCGTTCGCCGCGCCGCTGTGGCTGCTGGCCTCGGCCGAGTCGCGCCAGCGCCGCGACCGGCTGTTCGTCTCGGCGGTGCTGCTGATGCTGGGCGGCTTCATGCTGCGCATCAACGGCTTTCTGATCGGCTACGAGACCGGCCCCGGCTGGCATTATTTCCCGGCGGTCCCGGAGCTGATGGTGACGATCGGCCTGATCGCCTTCGAAATCCTGGCTTACATCGTGTTCGTGCGCATGCTTCCGGTGCTGCCGAAACACGCAACGCATTGA
- a CDS encoding nickel-dependent hydrogenase large subunit — protein MANRITIDPITRIEGHLRIDCEVDGGKVTKAWASGQMWRGVEQILLGRDPRDAWAITQRICGVCTTVHAIVSVRAVENALKMEIPLNAQLIRNIIISAHAIHDHIVHFYHLSALDWVDVVSALKADPKKTAALAESLSTWKLNGPHEMKAVQDRLKNYIQTGQLGIFTNGYWGHPAMKLSPEVNLLAVAHYLQALDVQRRANKIVAILGSKTPHIQNVAVGGVANPIATDSQSVLGVEKLLAIKGYIDELSDFVNNVYLVDVGAIGAFYADWTAIGKGVTNYLSVPDLPLDTKGTKFAMPGGYIPNGDLAGYKPIKSFDDAYFHQGVHESAKHSWYEGKKPLHPYKGETVPEYTDFQDDGKYSWVKSPTFYGEPAQVGPLSWVLAWAAAKYEPGMRHLNRLIGIVESVAKTKIPLAALHSTIGRHAARSVVCATMVDNLQQQWQLLVDNIGSGDTKTFNRPEFPKGEVSGVGFHQAPRGVLSHWVVIKNGIIKNYQAVVPTTWNAAPRNANDVAGPYEASLVGTPVADPEKPLEVLRTVHSFDPCLACAVHVVDKENTETVKVQTRL, from the coding sequence ATGGCAAACCGAATCACGATTGACCCGATCACCCGCATCGAGGGCCATCTGCGCATCGATTGCGAAGTGGACGGTGGAAAAGTGACCAAGGCCTGGGCTTCAGGCCAGATGTGGCGCGGCGTCGAGCAGATTCTCCTGGGGCGCGACCCGCGCGACGCCTGGGCCATCACCCAGCGCATCTGCGGCGTGTGTACCACGGTGCACGCCATCGTCTCGGTGCGGGCGGTGGAGAACGCGCTGAAGATGGAGATACCGCTCAACGCCCAGTTGATCCGGAACATCATCATCTCGGCCCACGCGATCCACGATCACATCGTGCATTTCTACCATCTCTCGGCGCTCGACTGGGTGGACGTGGTCTCGGCGCTCAAGGCCGACCCGAAGAAGACCGCGGCGCTGGCGGAGAGCCTGTCGACGTGGAAGCTCAACGGCCCGCATGAAATGAAGGCGGTACAGGACCGGCTGAAGAATTACATCCAGACCGGCCAGCTCGGCATTTTCACCAACGGCTACTGGGGCCACCCGGCCATGAAGCTGTCGCCGGAGGTGAACCTGCTGGCGGTGGCGCACTACCTGCAGGCGCTCGACGTGCAGCGCCGGGCCAACAAGATCGTCGCCATTCTCGGTTCCAAGACGCCGCACATCCAGAACGTCGCCGTCGGCGGCGTCGCCAACCCGATCGCCACCGACAGCCAGTCGGTGCTCGGGGTCGAAAAGCTGCTGGCGATCAAGGGCTACATCGACGAGCTGTCCGATTTCGTCAACAACGTCTATCTCGTCGACGTCGGCGCGATCGGCGCGTTTTACGCCGACTGGACCGCGATCGGCAAGGGCGTCACCAATTATCTGTCGGTGCCGGACCTGCCGCTCGACACCAAGGGCACGAAGTTCGCCATGCCCGGCGGCTATATCCCGAACGGCGATCTCGCCGGCTACAAGCCGATCAAATCCTTCGACGACGCCTACTTCCACCAGGGCGTGCACGAGAGCGCCAAGCATTCCTGGTACGAGGGCAAGAAGCCGCTGCACCCGTACAAGGGCGAGACGGTTCCGGAATACACCGACTTCCAGGACGACGGCAAGTATTCCTGGGTCAAGTCGCCGACCTTCTATGGCGAGCCGGCGCAGGTCGGGCCGCTTTCCTGGGTGCTGGCGTGGGCGGCGGCGAAGTACGAACCGGGCATGCGTCACCTCAATCGCCTCATCGGTATCGTCGAATCGGTGGCCAAGACCAAGATCCCGCTGGCCGCGCTGCATTCGACCATCGGGCGGCACGCGGCGCGCAGCGTGGTGTGCGCCACCATGGTCGATAACCTGCAGCAGCAGTGGCAGCTGCTGGTCGACAACATCGGCAGTGGCGACACCAAGACCTTCAACCGGCCGGAGTTCCCCAAGGGCGAGGTCAGCGGTGTCGGTTTCCACCAGGCGCCGCGCGGGGTGTTGTCGCACTGGGTGGTGATCAAGAACGGCATCATCAAGAACTACCAGGCGGTGGTGCCGACCACCTGGAACGCGGCGCCGCGCAACGCCAACGATGTCGCCGGTCCGTACGAGGCGTCGCTGGTCGGCACGCCGGTGGCGGACCCGGAGAAGCCGCTCGAGGTGTTGCGGACGGTGCATTCCTTCGATCCCTGCCTGGCGTGCGCGGTGCACGTGGTGGACAAGGAGAACACCGAAACCGTCAAGGTTCAGACGCGGCTGTAG
- a CDS encoding hydrogenase small subunit, translating into MNETIFDLETATDTGVAGRLGISRREFLKFCTATAATLGLPASAEAAIAKAMESAQRPSVIWLQFQECTGCSESLLRAEHPTIDKLILDVISLDYHETLFAAAGHQAEAARKAAMKAHKGKYVLVVEGAIPVKEKGIYCKIGGQTAVDMLKECAADAAAVIAIGSCASWGGMPATDPNPTGASSVAEILGKTVVTIPGCPPNPYNFLATVVHFLTFKSLPAVDQLGRPLFAYSRLIHESCERRAHFDAGRFAIEFGDEGHRKGFCLYKLGCKGPETYANCPTIGFNDLGEVSWPVGCGHPCIGCTEKGVGFTKPIHQLATLKSVEPPLFYPRIVEGQGAISLGGAALLAGIAGAAAGAVVVMSKKLGKDNDDQGKGGKSGKSRDEP; encoded by the coding sequence ATGAACGAAACCATTTTCGATCTCGAAACCGCGACGGATACCGGAGTCGCCGGACGTCTCGGTATTTCGCGACGCGAATTTCTGAAATTCTGCACCGCCACGGCGGCCACGCTCGGTCTGCCGGCCTCGGCCGAGGCCGCGATCGCCAAGGCGATGGAAAGCGCCCAGCGACCGTCGGTGATCTGGCTGCAATTCCAGGAATGCACCGGCTGCAGCGAATCGCTGCTGCGTGCCGAGCACCCGACCATCGATAAACTGATTCTCGATGTCATTTCGCTCGACTACCACGAGACCCTGTTCGCGGCCGCCGGCCACCAGGCGGAGGCGGCGCGCAAGGCGGCGATGAAGGCGCACAAGGGCAAGTACGTGCTGGTGGTCGAAGGCGCGATCCCGGTCAAGGAAAAGGGTATCTACTGCAAGATCGGCGGCCAGACAGCGGTCGACATGCTCAAGGAATGCGCGGCCGATGCCGCCGCGGTAATCGCGATCGGCAGCTGCGCGTCCTGGGGCGGCATGCCGGCGACCGATCCGAACCCGACCGGCGCCAGCAGTGTCGCCGAAATTCTTGGCAAGACCGTGGTCACGATCCCCGGTTGCCCGCCGAATCCGTACAATTTCCTGGCGACGGTGGTGCACTTCCTCACCTTCAAATCGCTGCCGGCAGTCGATCAGCTCGGCCGGCCGCTGTTCGCCTATTCGCGCCTGATTCATGAAAGCTGCGAGCGGCGCGCGCATTTCGACGCCGGCCGTTTCGCCATCGAGTTCGGCGATGAGGGCCATCGCAAGGGCTTCTGCCTGTACAAGCTCGGTTGCAAGGGCCCGGAGACCTACGCCAACTGTCCGACCATCGGCTTCAACGATCTCGGTGAAGTGTCGTGGCCGGTGGGTTGCGGGCATCCCTGCATCGGCTGCACCGAGAAGGGCGTCGGTTTCACCAAACCGATCCACCAGCTGGCGACGCTCAAGAGCGTCGAGCCGCCGCTGTTCTATCCGCGCATCGTCGAAGGCCAGGGTGCGATCAGCCTCGGCGGCGCGGCGCTGCTGGCCGGCATCGCCGGCGCCGCCGCCGGTGCCGTGGTCGTGATGTCCAAGAAGCTCGGCAAGGACAACGACGATCAGGGCAAGGGCGGTAAGAGCGGCAAGTCGAGGGATGAGCCATGA